In one window of Massilibacterium senegalense DNA:
- the recD2 gene encoding SF1B family DNA helicase RecD2: MTGEELTIVGTVQHVVFFNEENYYSVIQVRLKEAIDGEKKMTVVGTLPKVLDGETYHFSGSFRVHPRYGKQFLVTRFEKEKPKTKDRIVQYLSSDLFKGIGKKTAERIVEVLGENAISKIIQNKQTLDAIPSLKGEQKENIYMTLIEYEGLEQTVQALGEYGFGLQLSMNIFNVYKQDSLRIIKENPYRLIQEVEGIGFKRADELGKAFGITEKDPERIKAGCLYLLEERCLNEGHTFLPYEEWLEAVTDLLSVNEPITRSEIDEVKLMLEEEERLIVNDDRIYLPTLYYAEVGTLNHLFRLMNQPKEEEIVQADFLKALGELEEELNIEYAPMQREAVFKGLTSPVMILTGGPGTGKTTVIKGIVELYGRLNEKSLQVSDYKKEEDFPVVLVAPTGRAAKRMSESTGLKASTIHRLLGWNGTEFEYNAEKKMNGELLIVDEFSMVDIWLANQLLQSIPSGMTVIFVGDEDQLPSVGPGQVLRDLLASQVIETIALTEIYRQAEGSSIVVLAHHIKKGQIPEDLLAKKTDRRFFPCAKQHTLSAIEQVCQGAINRGFSAKDIQVLAPMYKGPVGIHQLNTSLQQLFNPKQARTRELVFGDISYRKGDKVLQLVNNPEEQVFNGDIGEIVALFYAKETEEKLDQLVVSFDGKEVTYRRSDFSQLTHAYCTSIHKSQGSEFPIVVLPIVRDYYRMLKRNLIYTAITRAKDYLIICGEVEAFRLAVSNHQEEKRYSMLAEKLTHAFTNKIEEFPYTKE; encoded by the coding sequence ATGACAGGAGAAGAACTCACTATTGTTGGTACTGTACAGCACGTTGTGTTCTTTAATGAAGAGAATTATTATTCTGTCATTCAGGTTCGTTTAAAAGAAGCGATAGACGGAGAAAAGAAAATGACAGTAGTCGGGACATTGCCGAAAGTACTCGACGGGGAAACGTATCATTTTTCAGGTTCTTTTCGTGTGCATCCAAGGTATGGAAAACAATTTCTCGTTACACGTTTTGAAAAAGAAAAGCCGAAAACGAAAGATCGAATCGTGCAATATTTATCAAGCGATTTATTTAAAGGGATTGGGAAAAAAACAGCAGAACGAATTGTAGAAGTATTAGGGGAAAATGCTATCTCAAAAATCATCCAAAATAAACAAACGTTAGATGCAATTCCTTCTTTAAAAGGCGAGCAAAAAGAGAACATTTACATGACACTAATAGAATATGAAGGTCTAGAACAAACAGTACAAGCATTAGGGGAATACGGGTTTGGCTTGCAATTATCGATGAATATTTTTAATGTGTATAAGCAAGACTCTTTACGTATCATCAAAGAAAATCCATATCGCCTTATTCAAGAAGTAGAAGGCATCGGTTTTAAACGAGCAGATGAATTAGGAAAAGCATTTGGAATTACCGAAAAAGATCCCGAGCGAATTAAAGCTGGATGTTTGTATCTTTTGGAAGAACGTTGTTTAAACGAAGGACATACATTTCTACCATACGAAGAATGGCTCGAGGCCGTTACCGACTTATTATCCGTCAACGAACCAATAACTCGTTCTGAAATTGATGAAGTAAAACTGATGCTTGAGGAAGAAGAACGATTAATTGTGAATGATGACCGGATTTATCTGCCTACGTTATATTATGCAGAAGTTGGTACATTAAATCATTTGTTTCGATTAATGAATCAACCAAAAGAAGAAGAAATTGTCCAAGCAGATTTTTTAAAAGCACTAGGTGAATTAGAAGAAGAACTAAACATAGAATATGCACCGATGCAACGGGAAGCAGTATTCAAAGGATTAACATCGCCGGTGATGATTTTAACCGGTGGACCAGGTACAGGAAAAACGACCGTTATTAAAGGAATTGTAGAATTATATGGTCGATTGAATGAAAAATCGTTACAAGTAAGCGATTATAAAAAAGAAGAAGATTTTCCTGTTGTGTTAGTCGCACCGACTGGACGAGCGGCGAAGCGAATGAGTGAGTCCACAGGGTTAAAAGCATCGACGATTCACCGCTTATTGGGCTGGAACGGCACCGAGTTTGAATACAATGCAGAGAAAAAAATGAACGGAGAGTTATTAATTGTCGATGAGTTTTCCATGGTGGATATTTGGTTAGCCAATCAATTGTTGCAATCGATTCCAAGTGGGATGACGGTCATTTTTGTAGGAGATGAAGATCAACTTCCTTCGGTTGGACCCGGTCAAGTGTTACGCGATTTGCTAGCATCGCAAGTGATTGAAACGATTGCATTAACCGAGATTTATCGCCAAGCAGAAGGTTCTTCTATTGTGGTGTTAGCCCACCATATCAAAAAGGGTCAGATTCCTGAAGATTTACTCGCTAAAAAAACGGATCGACGCTTTTTCCCTTGCGCCAAACAGCATACTTTATCCGCCATTGAACAAGTTTGTCAAGGGGCGATAAATAGGGGATTTAGTGCAAAAGATATTCAAGTGCTTGCTCCGATGTACAAAGGGCCAGTTGGAATTCATCAATTAAATACATCGTTACAACAGTTATTTAATCCAAAACAAGCGAGGACACGAGAATTAGTATTTGGGGATATTTCGTATCGCAAAGGGGACAAAGTGCTTCAGTTAGTGAACAATCCTGAAGAACAAGTATTTAATGGGGATATTGGAGAGATTGTGGCATTATTTTATGCGAAAGAAACAGAAGAAAAGTTGGACCAATTAGTCGTTTCGTTCGATGGAAAAGAAGTGACCTATCGTCGTAGTGATTTTTCTCAGTTAACACATGCCTATTGTACCTCGATTCATAAATCACAAGGCAGCGAATTTCCGATTGTCGTGTTACCGATTGTACGCGATTATTATCGTATGTTAAAACGCAATTTAATTTATACTGCGATTACTCGCGCAAAAGATTATTTAATCATATGTGGCGAAGTGGAAGCATTTCGGTTAGCGGTGTCGAATCATCAAGAAGAAAAAAGGTATTCCATGTTAGCAGAAAAATTAACACATGCTTTTACGAATAAAATTGAAGAATTTCCTTACACTAAAGAATGA
- a CDS encoding tetratricopeptide repeat protein, producing MDALQQGIESMKKGKLEEAAKFFNEAIEKEPNNPTGWINFGNLLLAGEDMERAIVFFEKALEIDPLAAAANYGLGNAYYQMGRYSDAERFFQQAISQGLKEADTYFMLGMSLYQQEKGLIALAHFQRAVELNDADMDARFQYGLCLAQTGQIDNAIQELMVVIKQHPDHADAYYNLGVAYMHKEEAEQAKSMFEQALHVQPDHLLAGHGKKQIEQFLQMKNK from the coding sequence ATGGACGCATTACAACAAGGTATTGAAAGTATGAAAAAAGGGAAGTTAGAAGAAGCAGCAAAATTTTTTAATGAAGCAATTGAAAAAGAGCCGAATAATCCGACTGGGTGGATTAATTTTGGAAACTTACTGTTAGCTGGAGAGGATATGGAACGTGCGATTGTTTTTTTTGAAAAGGCGTTAGAAATCGATCCGCTTGCAGCAGCAGCTAACTATGGGTTAGGAAATGCCTATTATCAAATGGGGCGTTATTCAGACGCCGAACGATTTTTTCAACAAGCAATTAGTCAAGGATTAAAAGAAGCAGATACGTATTTTATGTTAGGTATGTCTTTATATCAACAAGAAAAAGGATTAATTGCATTAGCACATTTTCAACGGGCTGTGGAATTAAACGACGCGGATATGGATGCTCGTTTTCAATATGGATTATGTTTAGCACAAACAGGGCAAATCGATAACGCTATTCAAGAATTGATGGTAGTCATTAAGCAACACCCAGATCACGCCGATGCGTATTATAATTTAGGTGTGGCCTATATGCATAAAGAAGAAGCGGAACAAGCAAAAAGTATGTTTGAACAAGCGTTACACGTTCAACCTGATCATTTATTAGCGGGGCACGGCAAAAAACAAATCGAGCAATTTTTACAAATGAAAAACAAGTAA
- the mnmA gene encoding tRNA 2-thiouridine(34) synthase MnmA: MIKKPEETRVVIGMSGGVDSSVAALLLKQQGYDVIGIFMKNWDDTDESGICTATEDYEDVIRVCNQIGIPYYAVNFEKEYWDKVFTYFLEEYKAGRTPNPDVMCNKEIKFKAFLDHALALGADFVATGHYARVEFQDGEYKMLRGRDENKDQTYFLNQLNQQQLSKTMFPIGHLEKKQVREIALQYDLATAKKKDSTGICFIGERNFKQFLSEYLPAKKGNMQTLQGEIKGEHDGLMYYTIGQRHGLGIGGDGDPWFVVGKNVKENILYIEQGFHHEALYSESLRANKVSFTSEKLKPTTFTCTAKFRYRQPDREVTVHLEKNDTVWVEFKEPQRAITKGQSVVFYDGDECLGGGTIDEVYKDEKPLWYM; this comes from the coding sequence ATGATAAAAAAACCGGAAGAAACACGTGTTGTAATCGGGATGAGCGGTGGAGTAGATTCGTCAGTTGCTGCGTTGTTATTAAAACAACAAGGATATGATGTAATAGGTATTTTTATGAAAAACTGGGATGACACAGATGAATCAGGCATTTGTACGGCAACAGAAGATTATGAAGATGTGATTCGTGTTTGTAATCAAATTGGCATCCCTTATTATGCCGTTAATTTTGAAAAAGAATATTGGGACAAAGTGTTTACGTATTTTCTTGAGGAATATAAAGCTGGACGAACACCTAATCCGGATGTCATGTGTAATAAAGAAATTAAATTTAAAGCCTTTTTAGACCATGCCTTAGCACTCGGAGCAGATTTTGTTGCGACAGGGCATTATGCTCGTGTAGAGTTTCAAGATGGAGAGTATAAAATGCTCCGTGGACGAGATGAAAATAAAGACCAAACGTATTTTTTAAATCAATTAAATCAACAACAATTATCCAAAACGATGTTTCCAATTGGTCATCTCGAAAAAAAACAAGTGCGGGAAATTGCATTGCAATATGATTTAGCGACAGCAAAGAAAAAAGATAGTACAGGTATTTGTTTTATCGGCGAGCGAAACTTCAAACAATTTTTAAGTGAATACTTACCAGCGAAAAAAGGGAACATGCAAACGTTACAAGGTGAAATAAAAGGGGAACATGACGGTCTTATGTATTATACTATTGGGCAGCGTCACGGATTAGGTATTGGCGGGGATGGTGACCCTTGGTTTGTTGTTGGGAAAAATGTAAAAGAAAATATTTTATATATCGAACAAGGATTCCATCATGAAGCGTTGTACTCGGAATCATTACGAGCAAATAAAGTTAGTTTTACGAGCGAAAAGCTAAAACCGACAACGTTTACATGTACAGCAAAATTCCGCTATCGACAACCAGATCGTGAAGTTACGGTACATCTCGAAAAAAACGATACTGTATGGGTGGAATTTAAAGAGCCACAGCGGGCCATTACGAAAGGACAATCCGTTGTCTTTTATGATGGAGATGAATGTCTTGGTGGTGGGACAATTGATGAAGTATATAAAGATGAAAAGCCACTTTGGTATATGTAA
- a CDS encoding cysteine desulfurase family protein, producing the protein MIYVDHAATSPTHPKVVETMLPFFTETFGNPSSIHQVGRKTRGAIDRARNEISQAIGANEKEIVFTSGGTEADNTALIGVMLANQNKGKHLITTEIEHHAILHTCKFLEKEGFHVTYLPVDENGQVSVEDVKKAVTDETVLVSIMYGNNEVGTLQPIREIGQFLKENSIYFHSDAVQAFGTMPIDVDDLYVDLMSVSAHKFNGPKGVGFLYVRKGIIWSPFLHGGDQERKRRAGTENVPGIIGMAKAVQLASEQAASKRALFESFRQVLQQTFQESGIRYVQNGHDEQYLPHVFNVSFLGVKAEVMLVNLDLAGIAASSGSACTAGAVDPSHVLVSMFKGEQERINSAIRFSFGYGNTIEEIRSVAQKTVEIVKRLQK; encoded by the coding sequence ATGATTTATGTGGACCACGCTGCAACGTCACCGACACACCCAAAAGTGGTAGAAACGATGTTGCCTTTTTTTACAGAAACATTCGGCAACCCATCGAGTATTCATCAAGTTGGTCGTAAAACAAGAGGAGCCATAGACCGTGCTCGAAATGAAATTAGTCAAGCAATTGGTGCAAATGAAAAAGAAATTGTCTTCACTAGTGGTGGAACAGAAGCGGACAATACGGCATTAATTGGAGTGATGCTTGCCAATCAAAACAAAGGAAAGCATTTGATTACGACGGAAATTGAACATCATGCTATTCTTCATACGTGTAAATTTCTTGAAAAAGAAGGATTTCACGTTACGTATTTACCAGTGGATGAAAACGGACAAGTGTCTGTAGAAGATGTAAAAAAAGCGGTGACGGATGAGACGGTACTTGTGTCGATTATGTATGGGAATAACGAGGTCGGGACATTACAACCGATTCGAGAAATTGGTCAATTTCTAAAAGAAAACTCGATTTACTTTCATTCCGATGCCGTCCAAGCGTTCGGAACGATGCCTATCGATGTTGATGATCTGTATGTAGATTTAATGTCTGTTTCTGCGCATAAGTTTAATGGTCCTAAAGGAGTTGGCTTTTTATATGTACGAAAAGGGATAATATGGTCCCCTTTTCTCCATGGCGGCGATCAAGAAAGAAAACGTCGTGCAGGTACAGAAAATGTTCCTGGCATTATAGGAATGGCAAAAGCCGTCCAATTAGCGAGTGAGCAAGCTGCTTCTAAACGAGCGTTATTTGAATCGTTTCGTCAAGTGCTCCAGCAAACGTTTCAAGAAAGTGGCATTCGTTACGTTCAGAATGGACATGACGAACAATATTTACCACATGTGTTCAACGTTAGTTTTCTAGGTGTAAAAGCAGAAGTGATGCTTGTTAATTTAGATTTGGCTGGGATTGCAGCGTCGAGTGGGTCTGCATGTACAGCAGGTGCAGTCGATCCTTCACATGTGTTAGTAAGTATGTTTAAAGGAGAACAAGAGCGAATAAATTCTGCCATTCGTTTTAGTTTTGGTTACGGAAATACAATAGAAGAAATCCGTTCCGTTGCACAAAAAACGGTAGAAATCGTAAAAAGACTGCAAAAGTAA
- the cymR gene encoding cysteine metabolism transcriptional regulator CymR has product MKISTKGRYGLTIMISLAKNVGGGPTSLKSIAQAHDLSEHYLEQLIAPLRNAGLVKSIRGAYGGYILAKDAKNITAGDIIRVLEGPISPVEVLEDEEPAKRDLWIKIRDAVKEVLDNTTLEDLANYEDDTEQQAYMFYI; this is encoded by the coding sequence ATGAAGATTTCGACGAAAGGTCGTTACGGATTAACCATTATGATTTCTTTAGCAAAAAATGTTGGCGGTGGCCCAACGAGTTTGAAATCTATTGCGCAAGCACATGATTTATCTGAACATTATCTAGAACAATTAATCGCTCCACTTCGCAATGCAGGGTTAGTAAAAAGTATTCGCGGGGCGTATGGTGGGTATATTTTAGCAAAGGATGCAAAAAACATTACAGCAGGCGATATTATCCGTGTGTTAGAAGGGCCGATTAGCCCAGTTGAAGTGTTAGAAGACGAAGAACCAGCGAAACGAGATTTATGGATTAAAATTCGCGATGCGGTGAAAGAAGTATTAGATAACACAACATTAGAAGATTTAGCAAATTATGAAGATGATACGGAACAACAAGCGTATATGTTTTATATTTAA
- a CDS encoding replication-associated recombination protein A has product MDLFDFTNETEKQDNRPLAFRMRPQTLEQFVGQQHIVGKDKLLYRAIKADRLTPMIFFGPPGTGKTTLAKIIAQSTKAHFSQLNAVTSGINDIRIVVKEAQERLKYDQQKTVLFIDEIHRFNKSQQDALLPYVEDGTIILIGATTESPMFEINHALLSRSRLFRFQSLTEEDIIKLLKDTLTDKERGFGNDSITYEEEALLHIARVAGGDARNALNALELAVLTTDRTKDGTIHITKGIAEESIQQRVLGYDKQGNEHYDTVSAFIKSMRGSDPDATLYWLAKMIYAGEDPSFIARRIFIHAAEDVGLADPNALLIAHAACYATEYIGMPEARLVLAEAAVYIATAPKSNAMIKGIDKALSVMKQTTNASVPYHLRDAHYKGAKELGYGIGYLYPHDFSDGFVPQDYLPEDVRGLKLYQPSGRGLERNIQKRLDFFMERIKQQKKKEI; this is encoded by the coding sequence ATGGATTTATTTGACTTTACAAATGAAACCGAAAAACAAGACAATCGTCCGCTTGCTTTTCGCATGCGTCCCCAAACGTTAGAACAATTTGTCGGACAACAACATATTGTTGGAAAGGACAAACTGCTTTACCGGGCAATTAAAGCGGACCGATTAACACCAATGATTTTTTTTGGTCCTCCGGGAACAGGAAAAACGACGTTAGCAAAAATTATTGCCCAATCGACAAAAGCCCATTTTTCTCAATTAAACGCGGTCACAAGTGGCATTAACGATATTCGAATAGTAGTGAAAGAGGCACAAGAACGCTTAAAATACGATCAACAAAAAACGGTATTATTTATTGATGAAATTCATCGTTTCAATAAATCCCAGCAAGATGCATTATTACCATATGTAGAAGATGGAACGATTATTTTAATCGGGGCAACGACAGAAAGTCCCATGTTTGAAATTAATCACGCTTTGTTATCTCGCTCTCGCTTATTCCGCTTTCAATCGTTAACAGAAGAAGATATTATCAAACTTTTAAAAGATACTCTAACAGATAAAGAACGAGGGTTTGGAAATGATTCCATTACATACGAAGAAGAAGCACTCCTACATATTGCTCGTGTTGCGGGTGGGGATGCTAGAAACGCCTTAAATGCGCTAGAATTAGCCGTTTTAACGACGGATCGAACAAAAGATGGTACGATTCATATTACAAAAGGAATAGCAGAAGAGTCCATTCAGCAGCGAGTCCTTGGATATGATAAACAAGGAAATGAACATTATGATACGGTTTCTGCCTTTATTAAAAGTATGAGAGGAAGCGACCCTGATGCAACGCTCTATTGGTTAGCAAAAATGATTTATGCCGGTGAAGATCCATCTTTTATTGCAAGACGTATTTTCATCCATGCAGCGGAAGATGTTGGCCTTGCAGACCCAAATGCCTTATTAATTGCCCATGCAGCATGTTATGCAACGGAATATATCGGCATGCCTGAAGCCCGTTTAGTATTAGCAGAAGCCGCTGTTTATATCGCAACAGCACCGAAAAGTAATGCGATGATTAAAGGAATTGATAAAGCCCTGTCAGTAATGAAACAAACGACAAATGCTAGTGTTCCCTATCATTTACGAGATGCCCATTATAAAGGTGCAAAAGAACTAGGGTATGGTATCGGTTACTTATATCCACATGATTTCTCAGATGGCTTCGTTCCGCAAGATTATTTACCAGAAGATGTGCGTGGCTTAAAATTGTACCAGCCATCAGGACGCGGCTTAGAACGAAACATTCAAAAAAGACTGGATTTTTTTATGGAACGAATAAAGCAACAAAAAAAGAAAGAAATATGA
- a CDS encoding RsfA family transcriptional regulator, which translates to MKVRQDAWTEENDLLLAETVLRHIREGSTQLNAFEEVGDVLNRTSAACGFRWNAVVRNDYTEAIELAKKQRKERKRKLKQQQEVASSYPVMAPTIPVATEQPSSTMTLHDIIQFLQQLDYDSTHTTTLKVENDQLMMNNRMMQERISLLEQEKEKLEHDYQTIQEDYQSFMEIMERARKMVLFTEEEPKTTFRMEKNGNLEKLAK; encoded by the coding sequence TTGAAAGTAAGACAAGATGCTTGGACGGAAGAAAATGATTTATTATTAGCAGAAACTGTCCTCCGTCATATTCGGGAAGGAAGCACCCAATTAAATGCATTTGAAGAAGTAGGAGATGTATTAAATAGGACGAGTGCTGCATGTGGATTTCGTTGGAATGCAGTGGTGCGTAATGATTATACAGAAGCAATTGAACTAGCAAAAAAACAACGAAAAGAACGAAAAAGAAAATTAAAACAACAACAAGAAGTAGCTAGTTCTTATCCGGTGATGGCACCGACCATTCCTGTTGCGACTGAACAACCATCATCTACCATGACGTTACACGATATTATTCAATTTTTACAACAGTTAGACTATGATTCCACACATACGACAACATTAAAAGTAGAAAATGATCAACTCATGATGAACAATCGGATGATGCAAGAACGTATTTCTTTATTAGAGCAAGAAAAAGAAAAACTAGAACATGACTATCAAACCATTCAAGAAGATTACCAATCGTTTATGGAAATTATGGAACGCGCTCGTAAAATGGTCTTGTTTACGGAAGAAGAACCAAAAACAACATTCCGAATGGAGAAAAATGGGAATTTAGAAAAATTAGCAAAATAA
- a CDS encoding tRNA threonylcarbamoyladenosine dehydratase, with translation MLHQFSRNELVFGKEGLETLANSTVCVLGVGGVGSFAAEALARSGIGRIILIDKDDIDITNVNRQIHALLSTVGRPKVEVMKERITDINPACEVIALQMFYTEETYEQLFAYPLDFVIDASDTITYKIHLMKECLKRNIPIISSMGAANKMDPTRFQIADISKTSYDPIAKVIRTKLRKEGIIKGVPVVFSDEPPIKQRKDVLKEVGNQDATIRKAKLPPASNAFVPSVAGLIAASYVVRELLKQV, from the coding sequence GTGTTACATCAATTTTCAAGAAACGAACTTGTATTCGGAAAAGAAGGACTAGAAACATTGGCAAACAGTACGGTGTGTGTGCTTGGTGTTGGTGGAGTTGGTTCATTTGCTGCAGAAGCACTTGCACGAAGCGGGATTGGTCGAATTATTTTAATCGATAAGGATGATATTGATATTACAAATGTAAATCGTCAAATTCATGCGTTGTTGTCTACCGTTGGACGTCCGAAAGTAGAAGTGATGAAAGAAAGAATCACAGATATTAATCCAGCTTGTGAAGTGATTGCATTACAAATGTTTTATACAGAGGAAACGTATGAGCAGCTGTTTGCGTACCCACTTGATTTTGTTATTGATGCATCTGACACGATTACATATAAAATTCACTTAATGAAAGAATGTTTAAAACGAAACATTCCGATTATTTCAAGCATGGGTGCAGCGAATAAAATGGATCCTACTCGTTTTCAAATAGCCGATATTTCCAAAACAAGTTACGACCCAATTGCAAAAGTAATCCGAACAAAATTACGCAAAGAAGGAATCATAAAAGGAGTTCCGGTCGTATTTTCTGATGAACCACCGATCAAACAACGAAAAGATGTATTAAAAGAAGTGGGCAATCAAGATGCTACGATAAGAAAAGCAAAACTTCCACCAGCTTCCAATGCATTCGTTCCTTCCGTAGCTGGATTAATAGCAGCTAGTTACGTTGTAAGAGAATTGTTGAAACAAGTATAA
- the aspS gene encoding aspartate--tRNA ligase, whose product MIGRTHRCGELREAHVGEEVQLKGWVQKRRDLGSVIFIDLRDRMGVVQIVCNPEISAKAHEVAEKVRNEYVLDIKGTVVKRDPSTVNENIATGAIEVHVQDVEILNEAKTPPFPIENNIEVSEDVRLKYRYLDLRRPEMLETFKLRHRITKMMRDFLDEQEFFEVETPILTKSTPEGARDYLVPSRVHPGEFYALPQSPQLFKQLLMVSGFERYYQVARCFRDEDLRADRQPEFTQLDIEASFLDKEDLLPMMEEMMKKIMKEVKGMDIETPFPRLKYVDAMNRFGSDKPDTRFGMELVDVTEIVQDSDFKVFASVAKSGNPVKGICVKGGNEKFTRSEIDGFLDYVKIYGAKGLAWIKVEEDGLKGPIAKFFNDEEKQALLEAFGAEAGDLLLFVADKAKVVYDSLGNLRLKLGKQLGLIDESKFNFLWVTEFPLVSYDEEAKRYVAEHHPFTRPMDEDLEYLETDPSKVRAQAYDLVLNGYELGGGSQRIYNRDVQMKMFAALGFTEERAREQFGFLLDAFEYGTPPHGGIALGLDRLIMILTGRANLRDTIAFPKTASASCLMTSAPDEVSTEQLVELNLRPIVQQDK is encoded by the coding sequence ATGATTGGTCGTACACATCGTTGTGGAGAGCTTCGTGAAGCTCATGTAGGAGAAGAAGTACAATTAAAAGGTTGGGTGCAAAAGCGTCGTGATTTAGGGAGCGTAATTTTCATCGATTTACGTGACCGCATGGGGGTCGTACAAATCGTATGTAACCCAGAAATTTCAGCAAAAGCACATGAAGTAGCAGAAAAGGTTCGTAATGAATATGTACTAGATATTAAAGGAACAGTGGTAAAACGTGACCCAAGTACAGTAAACGAAAACATTGCAACAGGTGCTATCGAAGTACATGTTCAAGATGTAGAAATTTTAAATGAAGCAAAAACACCACCGTTCCCAATTGAAAATAACATTGAAGTATCAGAAGATGTTCGGTTAAAATACCGTTATTTAGACTTACGTCGTCCGGAAATGTTAGAAACATTTAAATTACGTCATCGTATTACAAAAATGATGCGTGACTTTTTAGATGAACAAGAATTTTTTGAAGTGGAAACACCAATTTTAACAAAAAGTACGCCAGAAGGAGCACGTGATTATTTAGTTCCATCTCGTGTCCATCCAGGAGAATTTTATGCCTTACCACAATCTCCACAATTATTTAAACAATTGTTAATGGTTTCTGGTTTTGAACGTTATTATCAAGTAGCTCGTTGTTTCCGTGATGAAGATTTACGTGCAGATCGTCAACCAGAATTTACACAATTAGATATTGAAGCATCTTTTCTAGATAAAGAAGATTTACTTCCAATGATGGAAGAAATGATGAAAAAAATCATGAAAGAAGTAAAAGGGATGGATATTGAAACACCATTCCCACGCTTAAAATATGTAGATGCAATGAACCGTTTTGGTAGTGATAAACCAGATACACGTTTTGGTATGGAGCTTGTCGATGTAACAGAAATTGTGCAAGACTCTGACTTTAAAGTGTTTGCCTCTGTAGCTAAATCAGGAAATCCGGTAAAAGGGATTTGCGTCAAAGGTGGAAATGAAAAATTCACACGTAGTGAAATTGACGGCTTCTTAGATTATGTGAAAATTTACGGAGCAAAAGGGTTAGCATGGATTAAAGTAGAAGAAGACGGCTTAAAAGGTCCAATTGCAAAATTCTTTAACGATGAAGAAAAACAAGCGTTACTAGAAGCATTCGGTGCAGAAGCAGGTGATTTATTATTATTCGTTGCTGATAAAGCAAAAGTAGTATATGATTCCCTCGGTAACTTACGTTTAAAATTAGGAAAACAATTAGGATTAATCGATGAGTCGAAATTTAATTTCTTATGGGTAACAGAATTCCCACTTGTTTCTTACGACGAAGAAGCAAAACGGTACGTAGCAGAACATCATCCGTTTACACGTCCAATGGATGAAGACCTAGAATATTTAGAAACAGATCCTTCAAAAGTTCGTGCACAAGCGTATGACCTTGTGTTAAACGGATACGAACTTGGCGGTGGTTCACAACGGATTTACAACCGAGATGTACAAATGAAAATGTTTGCTGCGTTAGGATTTACAGAAGAACGTGCACGGGAACAATTTGGCTTCTTATTAGATGCATTTGAATATGGTACTCCACCACATGGCGGTATTGCTCTTGGATTAGACCGATTAATTATGATTTTAACTGGTCGTGCTAACTTGCGTGATACAATCGCATTTCCGAAAACAGCAAGCGCTAGTTGCTTAATGACAAGCGCACCTGATGAAGTAAGTACGGAACAATTGGTAGAATTAAACCTTCGTCCAATCGTACAACAAGATAAATAA